GTTTCCGAAGCCATCGTAATAGGTGAAGCCTGAAAAGCTTGCGGCAATTACTGAAATAGCTAAGGAAACAGCTAAAAATTTCGTTCTTTTCCTCATGTTTTCCCCCTTATGCGAACTTTTGCGTCGGCAAGTTCTCTTTTTCTACCAGCCGACACTTTATATTTTAACATGGACCTCCGAAACTTCAAGTTACGGTTCCATTACGTAAAGTCAAACATTTCCTCATTAAAGGTATCCCCGTTATACAAAAGAATCACTACATCCGGCTGGTTTTCCACCGCGTACTTGGCCACCGAGCGGTCAAAGAGCCGTAAGTCCAAGGCTCTCAGCTCATGGATACCCAGGGATAAAAAGGAATACACCGGTAGACCGAAGGAATCTTTAATCATCATCACCTTGCCACCATTTACCAGATTATTTTCAAAGACTAGCTCCTCATTGTCCCCATGGTAAACGGCATACCGGTTCAAATCCACAGGAGCATCTTTCACCAGGTATTTCTTGTCCAGTATGGCGTTGTAAAAAGAGCCGTTATATATTTTTTCTGCACCATAGTCGAACTCATGCAAGGTATAACTAGTCTTAAAAGCCGGGGTTATCAGGGTGAAGTCATCCAGACCGGAATAAAGTTGACCCGTCCGCCGCCCCATGGAACCCAGATAACAGTTCTTCCAAGTAGTGAGTTTATAGTTCTTTAAATCCTGATATTGGCTGTCAATGTTAAAACCGTAATCCTTATTTAGTTCATCCATGATGTGGCCGGTAGCTTCAAAAGCCGTCTCAATCCGCCAGTGGTGATCCGTGTTAAAGAACAGTTGATTTTGGGTCTTCGCTCCATCTCGCAGCAACGGCCGCAAATCCAGATAGTCGATATTTCGCTCGTCCAGACCCTTTAAGAACAAATTTACATTGTAATCCGCGTAATCCTTTTTGTTAGCTGGCAGTTGCTGTTCATCATCGGACAACTTAAAAGGCGCTTGTACATACAAAAATGGTATGCCAGCTTCGTCCAATTTAGACTTTAATTCTTCTACCGCATCCAAAGAGCGCATCACCCGAAAGTTTTTTTTGCTGACCTTGAAAATAATCTGGTCATATTTTGTCTTGTAAATCTCGCCATATCCCGCATCAGCTACAATGTGCTTGCCGATAATCCGTTGGATTAAGCCATAATATGTATTGGATTCTTCCTTGAGAAAAGTCTCCTCGTAGACCGTATCTTCCGCAATCTTAACCGCCTCTTCCACCCGTTCCAAGACAGGCGTTCCCGGAAGAACCTTGACTCTGTATTCCAATAAGAAATCGTTGATGGGGTCATTATCTTTGTAGGTCAGTAAGCCAATCAGCATGACCGCTAAAATGCCGAAGAAAAGAATAGCCGTAACGTGCTCTTTCTTTATTTTCACAGCCTTCCTCCTTAAAAATTAAAATAGATGAACGGATTATAGGCACTTTTCAGCATATAAGCGATACAGGCCAAGAATAATACCATTACAGCAGCAACATATAATATTTGAGCCGGTTTTGTCTGAGCAGCCTTCGTCTTGGCCAGCTTTTTGGCAAAAGGCCGGGCAAAGAGAAAGCCAAAAAACAGAAAGACTATATATTCCTTCGTGCACACCATGGCCTCTGCATCAATCCATCCCGC
The genomic region above belongs to Aminipila butyrica and contains:
- a CDS encoding alginate O-acetyltransferase AlgX-related protein; translation: MKIKKEHVTAILFFGILAVMLIGLLTYKDNDPINDFLLEYRVKVLPGTPVLERVEEAVKIAEDTVYEETFLKEESNTYYGLIQRIIGKHIVADAGYGEIYKTKYDQIIFKVSKKNFRVMRSLDAVEELKSKLDEAGIPFLYVQAPFKLSDDEQQLPANKKDYADYNVNLFLKGLDERNIDYLDLRPLLRDGAKTQNQLFFNTDHHWRIETAFEATGHIMDELNKDYGFNIDSQYQDLKNYKLTTWKNCYLGSMGRRTGQLYSGLDDFTLITPAFKTSYTLHEFDYGAEKIYNGSFYNAILDKKYLVKDAPVDLNRYAVYHGDNEELVFENNLVNGGKVMMIKDSFGLPVYSFLSLGIHELRALDLRLFDRSVAKYAVENQPDVVILLYNGDTFNEEMFDFT